A stretch of the Nitrospirota bacterium genome encodes the following:
- the kdsB gene encoding 3-deoxy-manno-octulosonate cytidylyltransferase yields MPGVVCIIPARMASSRFPGKPLAPIMGLPMIEHVRRRVALCDWLDAVVVATCDEEIRRVVEEAGGRVIMTADTHERCTDRIAEAASGLKADIVVNVQGDEPLVLPRMIEEVTAPLLKDPALPAANLATEIEGPEEFADPNAPKLVANLAGDILYVSRESIPSRKKAGTDVYRKLKQLGIIAFRSDFLQSFSKLAATPLEQIESVDMLRAVEHGYRVRVVVTKGRMIGVDRPEDVARVEQALATDPLVARYLRLA; encoded by the coding sequence ATGCCCGGCGTGGTGTGCATCATTCCGGCTCGGATGGCGTCCTCACGTTTTCCCGGCAAGCCGCTGGCGCCGATCATGGGGCTGCCCATGATCGAGCACGTGCGCCGGCGTGTGGCCCTGTGCGACTGGCTCGACGCCGTTGTCGTGGCGACCTGCGACGAGGAGATTCGGCGGGTCGTAGAAGAGGCCGGCGGGCGGGTAATCATGACCGCGGACACGCATGAACGGTGCACGGACCGGATTGCCGAAGCCGCGTCCGGCTTGAAGGCCGATATCGTCGTCAACGTTCAGGGGGACGAGCCGCTGGTTCTTCCCCGGATGATCGAAGAAGTCACTGCGCCGTTGCTTAAGGACCCGGCGCTTCCGGCCGCAAACCTGGCGACGGAAATCGAGGGGCCGGAGGAGTTTGCGGATCCGAACGCCCCCAAACTGGTCGCCAACCTGGCCGGCGACATTCTCTACGTGTCCCGGGAGTCGATTCCATCGAGAAAGAAGGCGGGCACGGATGTCTACCGCAAGCTGAAGCAGCTCGGCATCATTGCGTTTCGCAGCGACTTTCTGCAATCTTTCTCAAAACTGGCGGCCACTCCGCTCGAACAGATCGAGTCCGTGGATATGCTGCGGGCCGTCGAGCATGGGTACCGCGTCCGAGTGGTGGTGACGAAGGGGCGGATGATCGGGGTCGATCGGCCCGAGGATGTGGCCCGGGTCGAGCAAGCGCTGGCGACCGATCCGCTCGTGGCACGGTACCTAAGGTTGGCTTGA
- a CDS encoding SIS domain-containing protein — MQTLEIILKESSDPAQFARAYLDYLSGLLRRLDSQSIAAFIGELESARLKGNTVFVVGNGGSAATASHMANDFSVGAHPRDGSPPFRVLALTDNVAAMTAIGNDAGYENLFVYQLRVHYRPGDRLIAISASGNSPNIAEAARWVKKQGGRVIGLVGFDGGELKRLSDLLIHVETPKGEYGPVEDIHMIMDHLVYAWLKAKAGFSKE; from the coding sequence ATGCAGACCCTCGAGATAATCCTGAAAGAATCTTCCGACCCCGCTCAATTTGCCCGTGCTTATCTGGACTACCTGTCTGGGTTGCTGCGGCGGCTGGACTCCCAATCCATCGCGGCTTTCATCGGGGAACTGGAGTCGGCTCGGTTAAAGGGCAATACGGTGTTTGTGGTTGGCAACGGCGGGTCCGCGGCAACGGCCTCGCACATGGCCAATGATTTCTCGGTCGGGGCGCACCCCCGCGACGGGTCCCCGCCCTTCCGTGTCCTTGCACTCACCGACAACGTGGCGGCCATGACCGCCATCGGCAACGACGCCGGGTACGAAAACCTCTTCGTGTACCAGCTCCGTGTTCATTATCGGCCCGGCGACAGACTGATCGCGATCTCGGCAAGTGGCAACTCGCCCAATATCGCAGAGGCAGCCCGGTGGGTGAAGAAGCAGGGAGGCCGGGTTATCGGGCTTGTCGGATTCGACGGGGGAGAGCTCAAGCGGCTGTCTGACCTGCTGATCCACGTGGAGACACCCAAAGGCGAATACGGACCGGTCGAGGACATTCACATGATTATGGATCATCTCGTTTATGCATGGTTGAAGGCGAAGGCTGGCTTTTCGAAGGAGTAG
- a CDS encoding FkbM family methyltransferase yields the protein MSFHWVWRGLPFSGRILPSRGAHDPKRRGTVLKDALKAATPAWLLAAYRRSLKGLRAAARILLPRRTCRVRNLVIEIGVSSEIEAFRAESYGTKEPETLDWLDAQLRNGDVFVDVGANIGLYSLYAAKRNPQCTVYAVEPESQNFSRLCRNIVLSKAGNVVPCNFALSDREAFDLLYVGSLEPGSALHSLGRPSEYRRSDEPVPLRQGTLSVTLDALVTRYGVPQPALLKVDVDGIEERILDGAEAVLASPVLRAVLVEVTMRDGSADADMEKRLDRFGFRLLRASDWIAALNGLRSHNLIFGRR from the coding sequence ATATCGTTTCATTGGGTATGGCGTGGACTTCCTTTTTCTGGGAGAATCCTGCCGTCAAGGGGTGCGCACGATCCGAAGCGGCGCGGAACGGTCTTGAAGGACGCGCTCAAGGCGGCGACACCGGCCTGGCTGCTCGCAGCCTACCGCCGATCCCTGAAAGGGTTGCGAGCTGCGGCGAGAATCCTGCTCCCGAGGCGGACATGCCGGGTCCGGAATCTCGTCATCGAAATCGGTGTGTCTTCGGAAATCGAAGCCTTCCGAGCGGAGAGCTATGGCACCAAAGAGCCGGAGACGCTGGATTGGCTGGATGCCCAATTGCGAAACGGCGATGTGTTCGTGGACGTCGGCGCCAACATCGGACTTTATTCACTCTACGCGGCGAAACGCAACCCGCAATGCACCGTCTACGCCGTTGAGCCCGAATCCCAGAACTTTTCTCGTCTCTGCCGGAATATCGTTCTGAGCAAGGCCGGGAACGTCGTACCGTGCAACTTTGCGCTCTCCGATCGCGAGGCGTTCGATCTGTTGTACGTCGGGAGCCTTGAGCCGGGATCGGCTCTGCACTCCCTGGGGCGGCCGAGCGAATATCGTCGTTCTGACGAGCCGGTCCCTCTGCGGCAAGGAACCCTGTCCGTGACATTGGACGCGCTTGTGACCCGGTACGGAGTGCCGCAGCCCGCGCTGCTCAAAGTTGACGTGGACGGGATCGAGGAAAGGATTCTGGACGGCGCCGAGGCTGTGCTGGCCTCGCCTGTCCTGCGGGCGGTTCTCGTCGAAGTGACCATGAGGGACGGCTCGGCCGATGCGGACATGGAAAAACGGCTCGACCGGTTCGGGTTCCGGTTACTGCGGGCCAGCGACTGGATCGCCGCGCTGAACGGGTTGCGGTCCCACAACCTCATTTTTGGTCGCCGATGA
- a CDS encoding 2,4-dihydroxyhept-2-ene-1,7-dioic acid aldolase, translated as MDDLSKSREARKASLKERLRSQEPTLGSWITLGHPAIAEIMARSGFDWLAVDLEHSVVTLREAEELIRVIEFCGVAPLVRLSANDPIQIKRVMDAGAHGVIVPMVNSRQEAEQAVQAVRYPPLGRRGVGLARAQGYGTRFDEYKEWLEKESLIIVQVEHVKAVANLSDILGVEGVDGFLVGPYDLSGSLGVPGQLDHPSVGEALREVMRVAGKQQAVAGYHVVQPQPELALEKLREGYRFIGYGVDFLFLGESCRQGVRTIRSGAERS; from the coding sequence ATGGATGACCTAAGCAAGTCGCGCGAGGCCCGAAAGGCGTCCCTGAAGGAACGGCTTCGAAGTCAGGAGCCGACGCTGGGATCGTGGATCACACTGGGCCATCCTGCCATTGCCGAGATCATGGCCCGATCTGGCTTCGACTGGCTGGCGGTGGATCTTGAGCACAGCGTGGTCACGCTTCGGGAGGCGGAGGAACTGATCCGCGTGATCGAGTTCTGCGGCGTCGCCCCGCTCGTTCGGCTGTCCGCCAACGACCCGATCCAGATCAAGCGGGTGATGGATGCGGGGGCTCACGGGGTGATTGTGCCGATGGTAAACAGCCGGCAGGAAGCCGAGCAGGCGGTCCAGGCTGTCCGCTATCCTCCGCTCGGCCGGCGCGGTGTCGGACTGGCGCGGGCGCAAGGCTATGGCACTCGATTCGACGAGTACAAGGAGTGGCTCGAGAAGGAAAGTCTGATCATCGTGCAGGTGGAGCACGTCAAAGCGGTGGCCAATCTCAGCGACATTCTGGGCGTGGAGGGAGTGGACGGGTTCCTGGTCGGGCCATACGACCTCTCCGGGTCGCTCGGCGTGCCGGGGCAACTCGATCACCCCTCGGTCGGGGAGGCCCTGCGGGAGGTCATGCGTGTGGCCGGCAAACAGCAGGCGGTGGCGGGCTATCATGTGGTGCAGCCGCAGCCGGAACTGGCTCTTGAAAAGCTCCGCGAAGGATATCGTTTCATTGGGTATGGCGTGGACTTCCTTTTTCTGGGAGAATCCTGCCGTCAAGGGGTGCGCACGATCCGAAGCGGCGCGGAACGGTCTTGA
- a CDS encoding glycosyltransferase yields the protein MRAAICLEVGGTGSLNHPAISPPGPAPGAPPAPTISVICPTYNSRRFVIATLESVVAQTILPCEIVVSDDGSTDGTPDLVQEFLSRHPRLPSQVIRNAHRGPGAARNEGIRRARGEWISFLDSDDVWRPNKLEMVIRAMEAHPGANMFCHNERHLRSDGSFLLLDYGARFDAAVPLPKQLYYNNMFSPSAVTCRRSLLFEAGLFDETLMAFQDYELWIRMSPYTRPCFIPDVLGDYCDRSGNITSGSHRKRWRAAVRVAALHRRKVTMAGYVYKLLRLTASFALQALRHRLR from the coding sequence CTGCGTGCAGCGATTTGTCTTGAAGTGGGCGGCACCGGCTCATTGAATCATCCCGCCATCAGTCCGCCGGGACCTGCACCCGGCGCCCCTCCGGCGCCGACGATTTCGGTCATCTGTCCCACCTACAACTCGCGGCGATTTGTGATTGCCACGCTGGAAAGCGTCGTCGCCCAGACCATCCTCCCCTGTGAAATCGTCGTCTCGGACGACGGCTCGACGGACGGCACGCCAGACCTGGTCCAGGAGTTTCTGAGCCGGCATCCCCGTCTCCCGTCGCAGGTGATCCGGAACGCGCACCGGGGGCCGGGAGCGGCACGAAATGAGGGCATACGGCGCGCACGGGGAGAGTGGATCTCATTCTTAGACTCGGACGACGTCTGGCGTCCGAACAAGCTGGAGATGGTCATCCGGGCGATGGAGGCGCACCCCGGCGCCAACATGTTTTGCCACAATGAGAGACATCTTCGGAGCGATGGGTCCTTCCTGCTGCTGGATTATGGCGCCCGGTTCGACGCCGCGGTGCCGTTGCCCAAACAACTGTATTACAACAACATGTTTTCTCCCTCAGCGGTGACCTGCCGGCGAAGCCTGCTTTTTGAGGCCGGCCTTTTTGACGAGACCTTGATGGCATTCCAGGATTATGAGTTGTGGATCAGGATGTCGCCTTACACGCGGCCCTGTTTCATTCCGGACGTGCTGGGCGACTACTGCGACCGGTCGGGCAACATCACGTCGGGCAGTCATCGAAAACGGTGGCGGGCCGCCGTTCGCGTCGCCGCGCTCCACCGTCGCAAGGTGACCATGGCGGGATACGTCTATAAACTCCTTCGGTTGACGGCGTCTTTCGCCCTGCAGGCTCTCCGGCACCGCCTCCGCTAG
- a CDS encoding SGNH/GDSL hydrolase family protein, translated as MREFYSQAAVDFRRLGSDEFHDLTDVFDHYPEGTVIYIDQVHCSDKGYDLMAQRMAKDILKQEGRVAGCGSERPALFSEPAQAKVPREAR; from the coding sequence ATGCGTGAGTTCTACAGCCAGGCCGCCGTGGATTTCCGGCGGCTTGGATCCGACGAATTCCATGACTTGACGGATGTGTTCGATCATTACCCCGAGGGAACCGTTATCTATATTGATCAGGTTCATTGCTCGGACAAGGGTTATGACTTAATGGCACAGCGTATGGCTAAAGATATCTTGAAGCAAGAGGGGCGTGTGGCGGGGTGTGGTTCGGAAAGGCCAGCGCTGTTCTCAGAGCCGGCGCAGGCTAAAGTGCCGCGTGAGGCCAGATGA
- a CDS encoding class I SAM-dependent methyltransferase, with protein sequence MKEADIRDRSAFARYLELVQQDIATYFPDPSRFQTVACPACDGLQHALEFVKSGFPYVTCAACETLFVNPRPASELLAEFYRAAPSSRYWIDGFFRPVAESRREKIFRPRAQYVARRLGHCKSGTVADVGAGFALFLEELHNLWPATALVSIEPSPEMAAIGRAKGFEVEERTIESLDGHAGRFRLMTAFELLEHLHEPRLFLKKAFDLLCPGGYLLATTLSGRGFDVQILWERSNSVSPPHHLNFFTPESLAQLVTRTGFVVEEICTPGELDWDIVEGAVLKDGMNVDRFWRGLARSGDAACKRDLQQWLSRHKLSSHMRILARKP encoded by the coding sequence ATGAAAGAAGCGGACATCCGAGACCGCAGCGCCTTCGCCCGGTATCTCGAACTGGTGCAACAGGACATCGCGACGTATTTCCCCGATCCCTCGCGCTTCCAGACGGTCGCCTGCCCGGCTTGCGATGGCTTGCAACATGCCCTCGAGTTTGTGAAGAGCGGATTTCCCTATGTCACCTGCGCCGCATGCGAGACGCTCTTTGTCAATCCCCGCCCTGCGTCCGAACTTTTAGCGGAGTTTTACCGCGCGGCTCCGTCGAGTCGGTACTGGATCGATGGGTTTTTCCGTCCTGTCGCGGAAAGCCGGCGGGAGAAAATCTTCCGGCCGCGGGCGCAGTACGTGGCCCGGCGACTCGGCCACTGCAAGAGCGGGACGGTCGCAGACGTGGGAGCCGGCTTTGCCCTTTTTCTGGAAGAATTGCACAACCTGTGGCCCGCGACCGCCCTGGTTTCTATCGAGCCATCGCCCGAAATGGCGGCGATCGGACGGGCGAAGGGTTTTGAAGTCGAAGAGCGCACCATCGAATCGCTCGACGGGCATGCCGGACGGTTTCGGTTGATGACCGCGTTCGAGCTGCTGGAGCATCTGCATGAGCCGCGCCTCTTTCTGAAGAAAGCCTTTGACTTGCTGTGTCCGGGCGGGTATCTGCTGGCTACGACGCTCAGCGGCCGGGGATTCGATGTTCAGATCCTCTGGGAACGGTCGAACAGCGTGTCCCCGCCCCATCACCTGAACTTCTTTACCCCGGAGTCGCTGGCTCAGCTTGTCACGCGGACCGGTTTTGTCGTTGAAGAGATCTGCACGCCGGGTGAACTGGACTGGGATATCGTCGAAGGCGCGGTATTGAAGGATGGCATGAACGTCGATCGGTTCTGGAGGGGGCTGGCCCGGTCCGGGGATGCGGCCTGCAAACGGGATTTGCAACAGTGGCTCTCCCGCCACAAGTTGAGTTCGCACATGCGGATTCTGGCGAGGAAACCCTAG
- a CDS encoding inositol monophosphatase: protein MQIEHGCSGGGDLLCRDEELYAWLRLAEDAARSGGEYLAKTALTGARVTAESGRDVKLEADHLSEAHILEVLHRKSNFRIHSEERGMVRGQGDDDLCWIVDPLDGSFNYLRGIPSCCVSVGLWRKNEPLLGAIYDFKREELFAGIVGVGAWLNKAPIHVGSVTEPGRAVLCTGFPVEMDFSTDALSRFVNLIRAYKKIRMLGSAALSLAYVAAGRADVYYEQDIKLWDVAAGAAIVVAAGGRILRSESDKKDAVTLYAGPPSMPALCP from the coding sequence GTGCAAATAGAACATGGATGCTCCGGGGGAGGGGATCTGCTCTGCCGAGACGAGGAGCTGTATGCCTGGCTGCGTCTTGCGGAGGATGCTGCGCGGAGCGGCGGCGAATATCTGGCCAAAACAGCCCTGACCGGCGCACGCGTGACAGCCGAGTCCGGTCGAGACGTCAAGCTTGAAGCGGATCATCTATCTGAGGCGCACATCCTGGAAGTGCTGCATCGGAAGTCTAACTTCCGGATTCACTCCGAAGAACGGGGCATGGTTAGGGGGCAGGGCGACGACGACCTGTGCTGGATTGTGGATCCGCTTGACGGCAGCTTCAACTATTTGCGAGGGATTCCTTCGTGTTGCGTCTCAGTGGGTCTGTGGAGGAAGAATGAGCCGTTGCTCGGTGCGATCTATGATTTTAAGAGAGAGGAATTGTTTGCCGGAATTGTCGGTGTTGGCGCTTGGCTGAACAAAGCTCCCATCCATGTGGGCTCTGTGACGGAGCCTGGGCGCGCGGTGCTGTGTACCGGCTTTCCGGTCGAGATGGATTTCTCAACTGACGCCCTCTCCCGGTTTGTCAATCTGATCCGTGCCTACAAGAAGATCAGAATGCTTGGATCCGCCGCCTTGTCTCTCGCCTATGTGGCGGCCGGCCGGGCGGATGTGTATTACGAACAAGACATCAAGCTGTGGGATGTGGCGGCTGGCGCGGCTATTGTAGTGGCGGCCGGCGGTCGCATCCTACGGAGCGAGTCCGACAAGAAAGATGCCGTCACGTTATACGCCGGCCCGCCCAGCATGCCGGCGCTCTGTCCATAG
- a CDS encoding class I SAM-dependent methyltransferase — protein sequence MNLKESKFFSARELESPDCSGIPASYLVKALLLKFRRRLIGRWADRGSRFVWTLNAVSDAYGPVDNVRNYLERRTIRTILANLPRTRPLRHACEVGCGYGRLTMVLSEFAEHVKGFEREPHLVEIGRRLLPHVTFERVDALTSITDKTSYDFAMTCTVLQHLTDAEAHETCAVLKRLAPKGYVLLIEKTAEIGTTANAEDGSQFLSRARSVETYQKMMDPFRLVLVRDRVVEPTYFNPTPGKCMLFESPGRVGEPA from the coding sequence ATGAACCTTAAGGAGTCAAAATTCTTCAGTGCAAGAGAATTGGAATCGCCCGATTGCAGCGGCATTCCGGCCTCTTATCTCGTGAAAGCGCTCTTGCTTAAATTTCGCAGGAGACTCATCGGCCGTTGGGCGGATCGAGGCTCGCGGTTTGTCTGGACACTGAATGCGGTCAGCGATGCCTATGGGCCTGTCGATAACGTCAGAAATTACCTTGAGCGGCGCACGATCCGGACGATATTGGCCAACCTGCCCCGCACGCGTCCGCTGCGGCATGCCTGTGAGGTCGGGTGCGGCTATGGGCGTCTGACCATGGTGTTATCGGAATTCGCAGAACACGTAAAAGGCTTTGAACGCGAGCCCCACCTGGTTGAAATCGGAAGACGCCTTCTCCCCCACGTGACGTTTGAACGCGTGGATGCGCTGACGTCGATCACTGACAAGACGTCCTACGATTTCGCCATGACGTGCACCGTCCTTCAGCATCTGACGGATGCGGAGGCACATGAAACCTGCGCGGTTCTGAAACGACTGGCCCCCAAAGGGTATGTGCTGCTCATCGAAAAGACCGCAGAGATCGGGACGACGGCCAACGCGGAGGACGGATCGCAGTTCCTCAGCCGGGCGAGGTCCGTTGAGACCTACCAAAAGATGATGGACCCGTTCAGGCTGGTTCTGGTCCGGGACAGGGTCGTCGAGCCGACCTATTTCAATCCGACTCCCGGGAAGTGCATGCTTTTCGAGAGCCCCGGACGCGTCGGTGAGCCGGCATGA
- a CDS encoding hydroxyacid dehydrogenase, which translates to MTKASKRVLVAPSSFCDVDRLPMSRLEAEGWEVIRNPYGRKLAKEELRALLPGVTGIIAGLEPLTRDVLEKSQLKVISRCGAGLSNVDLEAASAMGIIVRSTPDAPTVSVAELTVGVLIALMRKIQQMDRDMHEGRWNKQIGMQLEGKTVIIVGLGRIGRKVASLLRPFGVKLLAVDPAVDGAEEGTQLLPLHEALPQADIICLHAGGEDEILGTKEFSLMKHGVFLLNAGRGGLVDESALCEAMRCGRVAGAWIDTFSREPYEGPLVSFERAMLTPHIGSLTVECRRRMELESVDNLLDAFAEIASRS; encoded by the coding sequence ATGACGAAGGCCTCCAAGCGAGTCCTGGTTGCGCCTTCATCTTTCTGTGATGTCGATCGACTTCCGATGAGTCGTCTGGAGGCGGAGGGGTGGGAGGTGATCAGGAATCCCTATGGCAGGAAGTTGGCCAAGGAAGAGCTGAGAGCGCTGCTGCCGGGGGTCACCGGGATCATTGCGGGCCTCGAGCCCTTGACCCGCGACGTCCTGGAGAAGTCACAGCTCAAGGTTATTTCCCGCTGCGGCGCGGGCCTGTCGAATGTAGATCTCGAGGCGGCTAGCGCCATGGGAATCATAGTCCGGAGCACACCGGATGCCCCGACCGTTTCGGTCGCTGAGCTCACCGTGGGCGTTCTGATTGCGCTCATGCGGAAAATCCAGCAAATGGATCGAGACATGCACGAGGGGCGGTGGAACAAGCAAATCGGCATGCAGCTTGAGGGAAAGACCGTGATCATCGTTGGTCTGGGGAGAATCGGCAGGAAGGTGGCCAGCCTGTTGCGGCCTTTCGGCGTGAAGCTGCTGGCTGTTGACCCTGCCGTTGATGGAGCGGAGGAGGGCACCCAACTTCTACCGCTGCACGAAGCGCTTCCGCAGGCTGATATCATCTGTCTTCACGCAGGCGGTGAAGATGAAATTCTTGGGACAAAAGAGTTCTCGCTGATGAAGCACGGAGTGTTTCTGCTCAATGCGGGGCGCGGAGGGCTTGTGGACGAATCGGCCCTTTGTGAAGCGATGCGGTGCGGGAGGGTGGCCGGAGCCTGGATTGATACATTTTCGCGGGAGCCCTATGAAGGTCCGCTCGTCTCGTTCGAGCGAGCCATGCTGACGCCGCATATCGGCTCATTGACTGTGGAGTGTCGGCGGCGCATGGAGTTGGAGTCCGTCGACAATCTTCTTGACGCGTTCGCCGAGATTGCAAGTCGAAGCTGA
- a CDS encoding Gfo/Idh/MocA family oxidoreductase: MKREPLRVGIAGYGVVGKRRRFFIDQHPSLKTVAVCDQTFGMTSTLPDGVRCYARYEQLLEEPLDALFVSLPNYLAPEVTIAGLQRGLHVFCEKPPGRDVADVMRVREAEKQHPGVLLKYGFNHRYHDSVRQALQIVRSGELGEVINLRGVYGKSKIIPFSGGWRAERKYAGGGILLDQGIHMVDLLRLFCGEFVEVQSFVSNGYWRHDVEDNAYALMRDARGRIAFLHSSATQWQHRFALDITLTEGYLELRGILSGTKSYGEEKLVVGRRDESHAGTTREEVVNYLEDNSWRDEIHEFADAVCNGGRITSGTSVEALETMKLVCRIYWADPEWRNAHDLPCPD, from the coding sequence ATGAAACGGGAGCCACTCAGGGTCGGGATTGCCGGTTACGGGGTCGTGGGAAAGCGGAGACGTTTCTTTATCGACCAGCATCCGAGCCTCAAGACGGTCGCGGTCTGCGATCAGACCTTCGGCATGACGTCCACCTTGCCGGACGGTGTGCGGTGCTATGCCCGGTATGAGCAGCTCCTGGAGGAGCCGCTCGATGCCCTCTTCGTCAGCTTGCCGAACTATCTGGCTCCGGAAGTGACGATCGCGGGTTTGCAGCGGGGGCTGCACGTTTTTTGCGAGAAGCCGCCGGGCCGGGACGTCGCCGATGTCATGCGCGTCAGGGAGGCTGAAAAACAGCATCCGGGCGTGCTGTTGAAGTACGGCTTCAACCACCGGTATCACGACTCGGTCCGGCAGGCGTTGCAGATCGTCCGGTCGGGAGAACTCGGAGAGGTGATCAATCTCCGAGGGGTGTACGGGAAGAGCAAGATCATTCCGTTTTCCGGCGGGTGGCGGGCTGAGCGAAAGTATGCCGGGGGCGGGATCCTGCTCGACCAGGGCATCCACATGGTGGATCTCCTGCGCCTGTTCTGCGGCGAGTTCGTCGAAGTCCAGAGCTTCGTGTCCAACGGGTACTGGCGTCACGATGTCGAGGACAACGCCTACGCCCTGATGCGGGACGCGCGCGGCCGCATCGCCTTTCTGCACTCGAGCGCCACGCAGTGGCAGCATCGGTTTGCCCTGGACATCACGCTGACGGAGGGCTACCTCGAACTCCGCGGTATCCTGTCCGGAACCAAGAGCTACGGAGAGGAGAAGCTCGTCGTCGGCCGGCGCGACGAGTCCCATGCCGGCACCACAAGGGAAGAAGTCGTCAACTACCTGGAGGATAATTCCTGGCGTGACGAGATCCATGAGTTTGCTGATGCCGTGTGCAATGGCGGACGCATCACCTCCGGCACCAGTGTGGAGGCGCTTGAAACGATGAAGCTGGTTTGCCGGATCTACTGGGCGGATCCCGAATGGCGAAACGCCCACGACCTGCCCTGTCCTGATTAA
- a CDS encoding radical SAM protein, translating into MANLRDFGYRVVCIEVTNRCNMACSFCPLPIRDSPLQDIPKDGVFRILESIAAIDGIDWVAFHQYGEPLLYPGIWDCIDRCKDLGLRTQLVTNGLLLTERNVALLLEHQPDILRISVQTLNPAHHAATRGVDVEFDVYIQRVAACLGRLLDTEHRIAEVRTDVAVNDERHYGVRGKLHLIAQAVGAAERGDPTIYDTTPKASRPHLIRFLNLIQEHSRSFRVSLDHLDECIDRYYSNAGLSEGWWTAYVLKGNNKIAYKQFINGRRILSNHPVERSSCDTDIVGILADGTVTCCCLDYKGFTGLGNIFSDDLLSILQRNKSIIDGLHGGGQLHFEACKKCHGTPTKAGAAIKSAANFFRYRW; encoded by the coding sequence ATGGCGAATCTTAGGGATTTCGGATACAGGGTCGTGTGCATTGAGGTCACAAACCGCTGCAACATGGCCTGCTCGTTTTGCCCCTTACCTATCCGAGATTCTCCACTGCAAGATATTCCCAAGGACGGGGTGTTTAGGATATTGGAGTCCATAGCGGCCATTGATGGCATTGATTGGGTCGCGTTCCATCAATACGGCGAGCCCTTGCTCTATCCGGGTATCTGGGACTGCATTGATCGGTGCAAGGATCTGGGACTCCGGACCCAGTTAGTCACCAACGGCCTCTTACTGACGGAACGGAACGTCGCGTTGCTGCTCGAACACCAGCCTGATATTTTGCGCATTTCCGTTCAAACCCTGAATCCGGCCCACCATGCTGCGACCCGCGGGGTCGATGTTGAATTCGACGTGTATATTCAGCGAGTGGCGGCCTGCTTGGGGCGGCTTCTAGACACCGAGCATCGGATTGCAGAGGTTAGAACAGACGTTGCGGTGAACGATGAGCGGCATTACGGCGTACGTGGGAAGCTGCATCTCATTGCGCAAGCTGTCGGGGCAGCCGAACGCGGAGATCCCACCATTTATGATACGACGCCGAAGGCGTCGCGTCCTCACCTGATCCGTTTCCTCAATCTCATTCAGGAACACTCCCGTTCGTTCCGTGTATCGCTGGATCATCTTGACGAATGCATAGACCGCTATTATTCAAATGCCGGGTTGTCTGAGGGCTGGTGGACTGCGTACGTTTTGAAGGGGAACAATAAAATAGCTTACAAGCAGTTTATCAATGGCCGCCGGATATTGAGCAATCATCCGGTCGAGCGATCGTCGTGCGATACGGACATCGTCGGGATCCTCGCGGATGGGACTGTGACGTGCTGCTGTCTGGATTACAAGGGGTTCACCGGCTTGGGCAATATCTTTTCGGATGATCTGCTATCGATCCTGCAGCGTAATAAGTCCATCATCGACGGTCTGCACGGGGGAGGCCAATTGCATTTCGAGGCTTGCAAGAAATGTCATGGGACTCCGACCAAGGCGGGCGCAGCAATAAAGAGCGCTGCCAATTTTTTCAGATATCGCTGGTAG